The following are from one region of the Phyllostomus discolor isolate MPI-MPIP mPhyDis1 chromosome 9, mPhyDis1.pri.v3, whole genome shotgun sequence genome:
- the LOC114506462 gene encoding dual specificity protein phosphatase 15 isoform X3, whose translation MGGAALCTGISRSTTIVTAYVMTVTGLGWREVLEAIKSTRPIANPNPGFRQQLEEFGWGSSRKLRRQLEERFGESPFRDEEEVRALLPLCKRCRQGSAASAASPVPQSSASEGTLQRLVPRTPRETHRPLPLLARVKQTFSCLPRCLSRKGGK comes from the exons GCATCTCCCGAAGCACCACGATCGTGACAGCCTATGTGATGACTGTGACCGGGCTAGGCTGGCGGGAAGTGCTTGAAGCCATCAAGTCCACCCGGCCCATCGCCAACCCCAACCCAGGCTttaggcagcagctggaagagttTGGCTGGGGCAGTTCCCGGAAG cttcgcCGGCAGCTGGAGGAGCGCTTCGGAGAGAGCCCGTTTCGCGACGAGGAGGAGGTGCGCGCGCTGCTGCCACTGTGCAAGCGCTGCCGGCAGGGCTCTGCCGCCTCCGCCGCCTCCCCTGTGCCGCAGTCCTCAGCCTCGGAGGGAACGCTGCAGCGCCTGGTGCCGCGGACGCCCCGGGAAACCCACCGGCCGCTGCCGCTGCTGGCGCGCGTCAAGCAGACTTTCTCTTGCCTCCCGCGGTGTCTGTCCCGCAAAGGCGGCAAGTGA